A stretch of Gossypium hirsutum isolate 1008001.06 chromosome A06, Gossypium_hirsutum_v2.1, whole genome shotgun sequence DNA encodes these proteins:
- the LOC107930605 gene encoding transcription factor bHLH74: protein MASDGNDDIGFKHHSLMNTNNPLCDKVDGMALSSMYNTKSSNSSDPFFGSGWDPMVSLNQSESLGGGSSMVSHSGFVNSHYPLLMENQGICGTSHFSQYQSDPSFVELVPKIQGFGTGNLSEMVGPMSLPRCTQGYAMNHEGGIERASTNSTQSRDDRQISEEGVVGASPNGKCRKRVHEANQNADEELKKDPSGESCDVPKEHDSKKQKTEQNATANSRGKQVVKQAKDSSQTGEAPKENYIHVRARRGQATNSHSLAERVRREKISERMKLLQELVPGCNKITGKAVMLDEIINYVQSLQQQVEFLSMKLATVNPELNIDLERILSKDILHSRGGNAAAVGFNPGVNSSHPFSSGIFPGTISGIPNTNPQFPPLPPQTVLDNELQNLFQMGFDSSSAMDSLGPIGRLKPGL from the exons ATGGCTAGTGATGGTAATGATGATATAGGGTTTAAACACCATAGCCTTATGAATACTAACAACCCTTTGTGTGACAAAGTTGATGGAATGGCATTGAGTTCGATGTATAATACCAAGTCTTCGAATTCATCGGATCCTTTCTTTGGTTCCGGTTGGGATCCGATGGTATCGTTGAATCAAAGTGAAAGCCTTGGAGGTGGTTCTTCAATGGTTTCTCATAGTGGATTTGTCAATTCTCATTACCCTCTCCTAATGGAGAATCAGGGTATTTGTGGGACTTCCCATTTTTCCCAGTATCAATCCGATCCGAGTTTCGTTGAGTTGGTTCCGAAGATCCAAGGATTTGGTACTGGGAATTTGTCGGAAATGGTTGGTCCGATGAGTTTACCACGTTGTACCCAGGGTTATGCTATGAATCATGAGGGTGGCATTGAAAGGGCTTCGACAAATAGTACGCAATCTCGTGATGATCGTCAAATTTCAGAGGAGGGTGTTGTTGGTGCTTCACCTAATGGGAAGTGTCGAAAACGAGTTCATGAAGCAAACCAG AATGCTGATGAAGAGCTGAAAAAGGATCCTTCAGGAGAAAGCTGTGATGTTCCAAAAGAACATGATTCTAAGAAACAGAAAACCGAACAAAATGCAACTGCTAATTCACGCGGTAAACAAGTTGTGAAACAAGCTAAAGACAGTTCTCAAACCGGAGAAGCTCCTAAAGAAAATTACATCCATGTTAGAGCTCGAAGGGGCCAGGCTACAAACAGTCACAGCTTGGCAGAAAGG GTGAGAAGGGAAAAGATAAGTGAGAGGATGAAATTGCTTCAAGAACTTGTACCGGGATGCAATAAG ATTACTGGGAAAGCTGTAATGCTTGATGAGATAATCAACTATGTCCAGTCACTGCAACAACAGGTTGAG TTTTTGTCGATGAAACTTGCCACTGTCAACCCGGAGCTGAACATCGATTTAGAGAGAATTCTATCAAAAGAT ATTCTTCATTCACGAGGTGGAAATGCAGCAGCTGTCGGGTTCAACCCCGGGGTAAACTCCTCTCACCCTTTCTCCTCCGGTATCTTTCCCGGAACAATCTCGGGCATCCCAAACACAAATCCGCAATTCCCTCCCTTGCCACCACAG ACTGTACTAGACAATGAGCTTCAAAATCTTTTTCAAATGGGATTCGACTCGAGTTCAGCTATGGACAGTTTGGGACCAATTG GTCGGTTAAAACCGGGGCTTTGA
- the LOC107930604 gene encoding probable xyloglucan glycosyltransferase 12, translated as MALPSFNWWGKGSHKGTPVVVTMENPNWSMVELEAPSESDFQTSTVTQEKARGKNAKQLTWVLLLKAHRAAGCLTSVASTLFSLGSTVRRRVISGRTDNNDSTPSTENKTVKTRFYNCIKAFLWLSLLLLGFEIAAYFKGWHFGAPKLQLQYIFTAPFGVRDLFDGLYTRWVLIRVGYLAPPLQFLANVCIILFIVQSLDRLVLCLGCFWIRFKKIKPIPKEDAIIDLEENGFFPMVLVQIPMCNEKEVYQQSIAAVCNLDWPKSKILIQVLDDSDEPATQLLIKEEVHKWQQDGARIVYRHRVIRDGYKAGNLKSGMSYGYVKEYEFVAIFDADFQPAPDFLKRTIPHFKDNEDVGLVQARWSFVNKDENLLTRLQNVNLSFHFEVEQQVNGVFINFFGFNGTAGVWRIKALEESGGWLERTTVEDMDIAVRAHLHGWKFVFLNDVECQCELPESYEAYRKQQHRWHSGPMQLFRLCLPDIIRAKISMWKKFNMIFLFFLLRKLILPFYSFTLFCIILPMTMFIPEAELPAWVVCYIPATMSLLNILPTPKSFPFIVPYLLFENTMSVTKFNAMISGLFQLGSAYEWVVTKKSGRSSEGDLVSLVKKETKQQRGESERNLDETKTNILREQKSRQKKHNRMYTKELALAFLLLTASARSLLSAQGIHFYFLLFQGISFLLVGLDLIGEQVL; from the exons ATGGCGCTGCCGTCGTTTAATTGGTGGGGAAAAGGAAGTCATAAAGGAACTCCGGTCGTCGTCACAATGGAGAACCCAAACTGGTCAATGGTTGAACTTGAAGCTCCATCGGAATCCGATTTTCAAACGTCGACAGTCACGCAAGAGAAAGCGCGTGGTAAAAACGCGAAGCAACTCACTTGGGTACTCCTCTTGAAAGCTCACCGTGCCGCCGGTTGTTTAACTTCCGTTGCTTCCACATTGTTCAGTCTCGGTTCAACCGTACGTCGCAGAGTCATCTCCGGTCGAACCGACAACAACGACAGCACTCCCTCGACCGAAAACAAAACTGTTAAAACCCGGTTCTATAACTGCATCAAAGCGTTTCTTTGGTTATCCTTGTTATTACTCGGTTTCGAAATCGCCGCGTATTTCAAAGGTTGGCATTTCGGTGCCCCGAAACTCCAATTACAGTACATTTTCACGGCGCCGTTCGGTGTTAGGGATTTGTTCGACGGGTTGTATACTCGTTGGGTTTTGATTCGGGTCGGGTATTTAGCTCCACCTCTTCAATTCCTCGCTAATGTTTGTATCATCCTCTTCATTGTACAAAGCTTGGACCGGCTTGTACTCTGTTTGGGTTGCTTTTGGATCCGGTTCAAGAAAATCAAACCAATCCCTAAAGAAGACGCCATTATTGACCTCGAAGAAAATGGTTTCTTCCCAATGGTCCTCGTTCAAATCCCTATGTGCAACGAAAAAGag GTTTATCAACAATCAATAGCTGCAGTTTGTAATTTAGATTGGCCAAAATCGAAGATTTTGATACAAGTATTGGATGATTCTGATGAGCCAGCAACACAGCTGCTTATTAAAGAAGAAGTACATAAATGGCAACAAGACGGTGCCCGGATTGTATATCGCCACCGTGTGATCAGAGATGGTTATAAAGCTGGTAATCTTAAGTCCGGCATGAGTTATGGTTATGTTAAAGAATACGAATTCGTTGCCATTTTCGATGCTGATTTCCAACCAGCACCGGATTTTTTAAAACGAACCATTCCCCATTTTAAG GATAATGAGGATGTAGGGCTGGTTCAAGCAAGGTGGTCCTTTGTTAATAAAGATGAGAATTTACTAACTAGATTGCAAAATGTTAATTTGTCATTTCACTTTGAGGTAGAACAACAAGTGAATGGTGTTTTCATAAATTTCTTCGGGTTTAATGGTACTGCTGGGGTTTGGAGGATTAAGGCGTTGGAGGAATCCGGTGGTTGGTTGGAAAGAACAACTGTTGAGGACATGGATATCGCGGTCCGTGCTCATCTTCATGGATGGAAATTCGTTTTCCTCAATGATGTCGAG TGTCAGTGTGAGCTTCCTGAGTCTTATGAAGCTTATAGGAAACAACAACATAGATGGCATTCAGGACCGATGCAGTTGTTTCGTCTTTGTTTGCCGGATATTATTCGTGCTAAG ATCAGTATGTGGAAGAAATTCAATATGATCTTTCTGTTCTTTTTGCTTCGAAAGCTGATCCTACCGTTTTATTCGTTCACTCTTTTCTGCATAATTCTCCCCATGACAATGTTCATTCCCGAGGCCGAGCTTCCGGCATGGGTAGTCTGTTATATCCCTGCTACAATGTCGCTCCTAAACATCCTTCCAACCCCGAAATCATTCCCATTCATTGTTCCTTACCTTCTTTTCGAGAATACCATGTCGGTGACCAAGTTCAATGCCATGATCTCCGGTCTTTTCCAACTTGGTAGCGCATATGAATGGGTTGTTACGAAGAAATCAGGTCGATCATCCGAGGGTGATCTTGTATCCTTGGTcaagaaagaaacaaagcaacAGCGCGGTGAATCCGAACGCAATCTCGACGAAACAAAAACCAATATTCTTCGAGAACAAAAGAGTAGACAAAAGAAGCATAATAGGATGTATACAAAGGAACTAGCTTTAGCATTCCTTCTATTAACAGCTTCAGCTAGGAGTCTTTTATCAGCACAGGGtatccatttttatttcttgCTATTTCAAGGGATATCTTTCCTTCTTGTTGGTCTAGACTTAATTGGTGAGCAGGTTTTATAG